A region of Chelonia mydas isolate rCheMyd1 chromosome 7, rCheMyd1.pri.v2, whole genome shotgun sequence DNA encodes the following proteins:
- the LOC102933292 gene encoding N-acetyllactosaminide beta-1,3-N-acetylglucosaminyltransferase 2 translates to MKLRYIKAYVWLSCVFVANVIVYTVVMLSRRPLDLQASGRSAFVGGHLRLWQHRDLQGLPLWNLLMLYMDQLDNPILRNATAQFNLTLPGTCGESFHEAAQRLTDFSSYPSHLQAFVLSMHCRDYPLLVGPADDEACPNGTQLLVAVKSQLANFDRRQAIRQTWGRSGLVRNVTVQTLFLLGRQGSGDGHPDLEALLELERRKNSDLLLWDFQDTFYNLSLKDILFLGWLRGHCPSVELIFLGGDDVFLRVDTLVAYAGSLDAVARRGLFAGHVIQDAAPVHDCKHKYYIPESFYQGTYPPYVGGGGILCSRDVAARLYEASCHLPLFPINNIYLGICLRELALVPQNHPGFWTFNMKAEGREDFCAYKELILVDHRTPQDIIRLWRGLHDPALAC, encoded by the coding sequence aTGAAGCTCCGCTACATCAAAGCTTATGTCTGGCTCTCCTGCGTCTTTGTCGCCAATGTGATAGTCTACACTGTAGTGATGCTCTCAAGGAGGCCACTCGATCTGCAGGCTTCAGGGAGATCAGCCTTCGTTGGGGGCCATTTGAGGCTGTGGCAGCACAGGGacctccagggccttcccctCTGGAACTTGTTGATGCTCTACATGGACCAGCTGGACAACCCCATACTGAGGAATGCCACAGCCCAGTTCAACCTCACACTGCCAGGGACGTGTGGAGAGAGCTTCCATGAAGCCGCCCAGAGGTTGACAGATTTCTCCTCCTACCCCAGCCACCTCCAGGCTTTCGTCCTCTCCATGCACTGCAGGGACTACCCACTGCTAGTGGGGCCAGCAGATGATGAGGCCTGCCCAAATGGGACACAACTGCTGGTGGCTGTTAAGTCCCAGTTGGCCAACTTTGACCGACGTCAAGCCATCCGGCAGACATGGGGCCGAAgtgggctggtcaggaatgtgacaGTGCAGACGCTCTTCCTGTTGGGCAGGCAAGGCTCAGGGGACGGGCATCCGGATCTGGAGGCACTTCTGGagctggagaggaggaaaaataGCGATCTCCTGCTTTGGGACTTCCAGGATACCTTCTACAATCTCAGCCTAAAGGACATCCTGTTCCTAGGGTGGCTGCGGGGCCACTGCCCCAGCGTGGAGTTGATCTTCCTTGGGGGGGATGATGTCTTTCTTAGGGTGGACACCCTGGTGGCTTACGCTGGGAGCCTTGATGCTGTCGCTCGCCGGGGCCTCTTTGCTGGCCATGTCATCCAGGATGCTGCCCCAGTTCATGACTGCAAACACAAGTACTATATCCCTGAGTCCTTCTATCAGGGCACCTACCCACCCtatgtggggggtggagggatccTTTGCTCACGGGATGTGGCTGCCCGGCTCTACGAGGCTTCGTGCCACTTGCCCCTCTTCCCTATCAACAACATCTACCTGGGGATCTGCCTAAGAGAGCTGGCGCTGGTGCCACAGAACCACCCTGGTTTTTGGACCTTCAACATGAAGGCTGAGGGACGGGAGGACTTTTGTGCTTACAAGGAACTCATCCTGGTGGATCACAGGACACCCCAGGATATCATCCGGCTGTGGCGAGGCCTGCATGACCCTGCTTTGGCCTGCTAG
- the LOC114021996 gene encoding testis-specific protein 10-interacting protein, whose protein sequence is MFWNRVSHRSNRWGRGNQVGTMLGAHQRSMFTNACISPSLDPSDRAPGTLYQKKGRVHLLGLLSGSRPQEEEVFNSGDGIVVLMRKGKRKGSPRGPPSGRRDSLAPHCKMQEPCVSDTSDGDQDSAPSAGRQRDVPEDTLFSKPAPSCTPDPLPHSPRPSFPFQWMWEEFSLNGRALLPAPSLDKAKKGELRRAPNNSPRESVRPTMIGLQGREDQWAGSSQRRSSAERGRIKQAPHPSPSTLSSLYWKMEARSEARKRQLQEERRHWLQLAQQLLSLEEAVSSPAWEAVTSAQQLRARLRAEALCLATEPQDPSPRGHRRKGRGLAPKDKTRFQPIINQTIPDFETLHKKFQEQLEKRKVRAKLTICKPFHLHAASSSQHQPGDELRDWEQQQLRQLWSFHCGSQSCSEFDPLASVPPTRASDKRQEATRLLLLEWERREQQEKRRAEQRRVKQQQVQREVAKCLAAYSPPGSLAQTTQRKREELRRLEQQRMAEYDAQLREIQERVESRPYLFERVMQTNARLAVERRFSQVLAALGIDEGLLWRHSGHLAKGNTARTAGRATQRRSRSIS, encoded by the exons ATGTTCTGGAACCGGGTTAGTCACCGCAGTAACAGATGGGGGCGGGGCAATCAGGTAGGCACCATGCTGGGGGCCCACCAGCGCTCCATGTTCACCAACGCCTGCATCAGCCCCTCCCTGGACCCCAGCGACCGGGCACCTGGCACCCTCTACCAGAAGAAGGGAAGGGTGCACCTGCTAGGGCTGCTCTCAGGTTCTCGTCCCCAAGAG GAGGAGGTTTTCAATTCTGGTGACGGAATCGTGGTCTTGatgaggaaagggaagaggaaggggtCACCCAGAGGCCCCCCCTCAGGGAGAAGAGACAGCCTAGCCCCACATTGCAAGATGCAGGAGCCATGTGTGAGTGACACCTCTGACGGAGACCAGGACTCAGCCCCATCTGCAGGGAG GCAGAGAGACGTTCCTGAGGACACCCTTTTCTCCAagccagctccctcctgcacccctgatcccttGCCCCACAGTCCCcgcccctccttccccttccagtGGATGTGGGAGGAATTCTCACTCAACGGTCGcgccctcctcccagccccttccctggaCAAGGCCAAGAAGGGGGAGCTCCGCAGAGCCCCCAACAACTCCCCCCGTGAGAGTGTCCGCCCAACGATGATAGGTTTGCAGGGGCGTGAAGACCAATGGGCTGGCAGCTCACAGAGGCGCAGCAGCGCTGAGCGGGGAAGGATCAAGCAAgcaccccatccctcccccagcaccctctcCTCACTGTATTGGAAGATGGAGGCCCGGAGCGAGGCCCGCAAACGCCAGCTCCAGGAAGAGCGGAGGCACTGGCTCCAGCTAGCTCAGCAGCTGTTGAGTCTGGAAGAGGCTGTGTCCTCCCCAGCCTGGGAGGCGGTCACCTCCGCCCAGCAGCTCCGGGCCAGGCTGAGAGCTGAGGCCCTGTGCCTGGCCACAGAGCCCCAGGACCCAAGCCCCAGGGGGCACAGAaggaagggcagggggctggccccCAAAGACAAGACCCGGTTCCAGCCCATCATCAACCAGACCATCCCTGATTTTGAGACACTTCACAAGAAGTTCCAGGAGCAGctggagaagaggaaagtgagag CCAAGCTGACCATCTGCAAACCCTTCCACCTCCATGCGGCCAGCAGCTCTCAGCACCAGCCTGGGGACGAGCTTAGAGACTGGGAGCAGCAACAGCTGCGCCAGCTCTGGAGCTTCCACTGTGGGTCCCAGTCCTGCTCAGAGTTCGACCCCCTGGCCTCGGTGCCACCCACCAGGGCCTCTGACAAACGGCAGGAGGCCACCAG GCTATTGCTGTTGGAGTGGGAGCGGCgggagcagcaggagaagagGCGAGCAGAGCAGCGCCGGGTCAAGCAGCAGCAGGTGCAGAGGGAAGTGGCCAAGTGCCTGGCAGCCTACAGTCCCCCGGGCAGCTTGGCCCAGACCACGCAAAGGAAGAGGGAAGAGCTGAg GAGGCTGGAGCAGCAGCGCATGGCAGAGTATGATGCCCAGCTGCGGGAGATCCAAGAGAGGGTGGAGAGCCGGCCCTACCTCTTTGAGCGTGTCATGCAG ACCAACGCCCGCTTGGCTGTGGAGCGGCGCTTCTCCCAGGTGCTGGCAGCGCTGGGCATCGATGAGGGGCTGCTGTGGAGACATTCAGGGCACCTGGCCAAGGGCAACACTGCCAGGACAGCCGGAAGAGCCACACAGAGGCGGTCACGGAGCATCTCCTAG